DNA sequence from the Lycium barbarum isolate Lr01 chromosome 5, ASM1917538v2, whole genome shotgun sequence genome:
TAACAGAACAAAACAAACAAGAGAAAATACTAACTTTCATGGCTTATTTTGAATTCACCTTTTGTTAAGTATTACAAATCAATCTGCAACTGAAATGTAGCTTAGTTTTTATTTGTATTTGATCATACATTTGAGCAAACAAAACTATAATTGATATACGAATAATAAATACAAAAAAATCACTAATCCATTAACATCACACACTTTATAACAGTACAAAATCCAAAATTGCTTAAAGGACTTGTAACATTTATTCAGAGTCAAATATTAGTACTAGTACCATTATTTACCATTAAGTTTCCATGGAAATTAGCTCAAAGTTCTGGATCTCGAGTAATTCTTCCATTTGATGAGCTCTTCTTATGCACAACTTTTTTTATCCTTAGTGAAATTGATGTCGAATACTTGATCAACAGAGTAAACAATGACATAACCGTCATCATAGATCAGCGGTACAGAGATTTTAACGAAGCCAATTGAGATCTCAGAATCAAGGATTTCACTAGTAACGGCGAGATATTTGTTAACAGACATTGTAGGGATTTCCGTCAAAAAACAGAGCGTACGGTAAGGGAGATAAACAGGGGAATAGTGAAGAACAGTTTCGAAAGACGGAGCTTCTCTCTTACCTGAAACATCATCAAACAgataaaatattgagttaatttgGTGAAGCCAGTGAAGTTTAGTTTAatttttatacacaaatatgggctaaaccGGTTAACAAATTCAAAATATGCGCTAACGcgtgtaaatatttttttttcaataaatTATGTGCTCATTAGACATGAAAATTTGcatattatgattttttttagaaAACACTTCTACCTCCTAAAATTGTGTAGTGAATTGATGCCTGGAACAATTATTACAATCATAATGATTGGTGTTTGAAGCAATTATGACATACTTTACAATCATTCTACAATTAAGTCTTTGAATTTTTAACATTTAGTACTAGTAACATCTATCATAAAAAAGATACATAAGCTATTCATTTATTCCTAATCTTATAAACCATTCTGTAATTCTCAAAACTAGAGGATAAGTCTTACATAATTCCACAAACTTACAACGAATTCTGATTCCCTCAAATAACCGCCAAAACCCCTACATAAACCCACACACACTCCATAACAGAAACGAAACAACAATGGCTTCCTTCAAACCATTTTTCTTCATCATTTTCACTTTTCTTCTCACATTTTCCACTTCACAAACCACCAcccaaccaccaccaccacaatCCCTTCTCAACGCAGTCGAAACACTCTCAAACACAGGCCACATTTCAATGTCACTAACACTCTCACTTATCACTGACACAATCCTCTCACGTACCACTACAAACTCACTCACTATCTTCACACCACCCGATACTTCTTTTTCTAACTTCGGTCAACCTTCACTTTCACATATCCTTCTTCACTTCACTCCCATTTCACTTTCATTGTCTTCTTTACAATCTCTACCCTTTTCTTCCAAAATCCCTTCACTTTCACCCTCTAATTCCCTTTATATTACCACTTTGCCATCCAATACCAACCAAATCTCAATCAACAACGTTAACATCATCACTCCCCCTATTTACGATGATGGGTTTGTCGTCATTTTCGCTATTGATGATTTCTTTAAACAGAATTTCACCCGACCCGAAAACCCGAATTTGAAAACGGGTCATCACTCTCAATGTGCCACGTTAGATTCGTTTTCTCGGTTTTATGAAGTGTCATCGCATTTAAAGTCAAAAGGGTATCTGATTGTGTCATCTTTTTTAGAGTTACAGTTAATCGGGTTTTTTTCGAACCGGGTCGGGTTGAAGTTAACGGTTTTCGCTCCGGTTGACGATGCGATTATCGGGTTTTCGGGTGATTTTCCGGAGTATCAGTTGATTTTTTTGAGGCATTTGGTACCATGTGTGTTGTATTGGAGTGATTTAATTGATATGGAAAATGGAACTAATAATGAGTTTAAGACTTATGTGAGTGGGTTTAATTTGAAGATAACGAAGGTTAATGATGTGAGTTTTGTTAATGGAGTTGAGATTAGTTATCCGGATTTGTATTATAATGATTGGTTAGTTGTGCATGGGTTGCAAAGTATGATACCTTTACctgatgaaattgatgatgaaatggatgatgataataataatattgaTAAACCTGAGAGAATGGTCGATGTTTCTATTGCACCTGACCGTAGTGAATTCTGAGGTACAACAAAATTTTGCTTGATTTTTCTGTTCTTTGAAGatttctgtgtgtgtgtgtgtgtgttgattgATTTTTAAATCTTAATCACcaacatatattatatatttctCCAACATATGTAATATTAGTAGTGTTTAACTAGGTATGGTAGGAGTATACTATAATATTTGGTGGTTAAGAAAATTGTGTTATATTTATGAGGTCAAAATAATTTGTTAGGGTATATAAAGTGGATGTTGGATCCTCATTCATTCATGTGTTTATTCCCTTATATTTTGAATTTCTTTAGCGAAAATCCTAACTCCATCTCGACACAAATTGGAACAAATAGGCATTTTTAGAGATAGACAATGGGATTTTCTTGTTTACCATTTGGTGTTTGGTACTTACTGAGGGATTCAACTAATTCTGATTCACTTTGAGGATAACGTGCTCCTTATAAAGGCGATTTTATTCGGAAGGTTCGGACtgattaaaaataatttaagtcAATGAATTTTAAGTATTAAGTCTTATCAATGAACTTTTAAGGATTAAGTCTATCATAAAGACTACTATGTCCAAGTTCATTTATAGTATTGTGTTTGATTGATTGATTCTTCTGTTCTTTCAACATTTCTGTGTGTCTCTGTGTGTGTGTGAATTTATTTTGATATGGTGGTTATTTCTTGATGATACAGGTTAGATTGATGTTGGAATTTACATTGCtgtgccatttggatactggaagtTGGTGGTTCTGGGGAAAGTTTGTTTCATGGTTTTAGAGTTTTTAAGTGATTGAATTgtagatttcttgactttgaggAGTATAAAATAGTTTGAATAGAATTGAGATGTATCTTCAATGTAACTGTTGATCTTGCGAATGTTCATTTTCTGCAATGCTATACATTTCTGGTTCCCTTATTTTCATCTCTGTTCCCTCTTTTCCTTGTTGCAGTACAAAACGATTTTAAACGGATTAATGAAAAACGGAAACCACCCAATCGAAGGAAATAGCCGAATTTTAGATTTCGAGGACAAAAAAATTGCTTAGTATGAGTTTTGCACTAACTAGAGGCGAGGCGCTTAGGAAACTGCAGAATAACTATTAACAAAGAAACGTACGAAAAAAACGTCTCAAGTCGGGATCGACAATATGGATCCTTAATGACCACCATATCAGGAAGAAGCATAAAAATGGGACAAAAAAGAACATGGACATAATAAAGCATCTAATGCTACAACAAAATTCAACCAGTTCAATTGTCAAAATGAATCCATCTTATGCCAACATTATCCAACCAATGGACTTTTCTCTTAGTTTCTCAAGTTTCCTCCACAGAGCTTTAACTATGGGGACAAAAACGAAATGGACATAATGAAACATATGGATGATACAACAAATTTCAACGAGTTCAATTGGGAAAAATACAAATACTACATTAAAATGATTCCATCTTTAAGCTGTCTTTATCCAACTAAAGGACTTTTTCTTAGTTTCTCAAGTTTCCTCCACAAAGCCTTTACAGTATCCTCTTTTCCCTCGTCAAGAAGTGCGCGTTTTAGATTATCAAACATCGGAAGTGGAGGTCTCATGCCCATATCAAGCATCTCTTGAAAGTATCTGCAGGCATCATCCAATCTATTCTCATGGCAAAAGCTGTTAATCAACGTGGAAAACGAATGCATTCCGGGAAGAACTCCCTTAGCTTTCATCTGATCCCATACCCTAAGAGCCATATCTATCCGGTCCTCGTTGCAGAACATCCTCACCATTATCTCGTACGTACTCACAGTCGGTTCACAGCCCGGATCATTGCTCATTTTCTGAAACACCGAATAAGCTTCATTCGTTCTCCTGGCCTTTATAAGATGGTGAAGAATGATATCATATGTTCGGGTATTCGGACCAATGTTACATCTCCTCATCTCATCAACTAACTTATATGCATCATCCATACGCATAGACCAACAATAAGCTCCCACCATCGCATTAAACGTAAACACATCAAGCTCAAAACCACTACCCTTATACAGCTCGAAATACTTAATCGCCTCAGCCAACCTTTTCTCCGACCCCAAACCATTTATCAACGTGCAATAAACATGAGGCGTCACCTTAATCTTATTCCTCTCCATTTCGCGCCACAACAAAATCGCCTCGTCATACTTTTTAACCTTGCAATGAGCATGGATCATAATCCCATAACTCACCACATCCGGCTCAATACCATCACCCTCCATCTCGCGATAAACTTCGTTCAACCTCAACAAATTCTTTTCTTGACCCCACCCTTCTAACAATATCGTATACGACTTAATATTAGGCTTAAATTTCCTATTCTTCCATTTATCAAACATCTCTTGAGCACTCCCAACATTCCTAGACTTACACAATGTATCAAGCAATCTATTAAAATCTTGCAACTCATGAACCAACCCATATTTCTCCATTCTCTCAAACGCCTCGATCGCTTCTTTAACCTTCCTAGCACGAGCAAATCTCCGCGATACAAGGGCAAATGCGTCTTTACACAACAACCCTTTGTTTTTCAACTCATCAATTAAAATCCAAACCATTTTAAACTGTTTGATTTTCCCTAATGCTTCAATTAAACCATGATAACTCTCTGCACAATGCTCAAATCCGTTTTCTTTTTCGGCCCAACGAAAGAAACATAAAGCTAAAACACCAGAATTACTCAGCTTCTTTATAACTTCATTAACTAATAAAGGACTCACATTTACTTTAGCACAACTTAAAGCATCACCAACATTTACACCACTGTTTTTTAATAAAATTTTGCAGATTTTTTCTGCTTCTTGGATTATTTCTAGGTTTTTGTGATATGGGTTTTGGTGATTAGCATTGGAGTTGAAATGGGTATTCACTGAATTACTACTACAAGTAGAAATTTGGAAAAAGGAGAGTAATTTGTGTATTTGGTGTCCATTTTTTGTGGAATTGTGAAGTAAAGGGATTAGGGTTTTAGAAATACGGCAAAGGGATCGATGGAGATTCATTTTTTGGGATGAACTTTGAGTGAAAAATGATTTCTCTAATttactggtttttttttttagaaactgAGGAAATGGGGGAAGGGAAAGAAGGAAAAGTGGAAATTAGGTAAGATGATGGAGCAAATGAgaggatttttttattttatttttcttgttggGTTAAACAAGAAAATGTATTGAATTACGTAATTAAttttttgaaaattctgaaagtCATATAAGAAGTTTAATAGTAAgataattttaaatatttttaagaccttaataaaaaataaaaggattttTTGTTAAAATAGTGAGGACGCAGCAATTATTGTATCTCCTATAAGTATCCGGTAGTTGCAGGAAATCATATTTATTTATCATGACTAAATGATAAATTTTAGGTAAGAAAGTAAATTGATTAATTTGGTATAATCATAAAATGTGAATAAGTTTTCACCCTCTGAAAAGGGTGAGAAAAAACTTGAACACGCATATAACTATTTTCTTTCTCTCGAATTTCTTTCCTGCTTTCATTTGTtagggaaaaaaagaaagaacaaaaaaaaaggagaggacCTTAGCGATTGATTTTTTTTCAGCATAATAATTTTCGGTCTGTTATAAAATAAGAAGATATGAGTAACAATATAAAACAAGAAAGTAAACAAAAAAATATAGAGAGCAAAATAGTATTTCTTATTTCGTCCAACATGATTCTTAATATCGTAAGCTTACATAGAGTAACGTCAAAGGTGATGAATATGAATATTGGACATTCATACAATTGATTTCATAGGTGTTGTAAAATACTATAGTTAATACGGATGTTCACTATTTTTCTCCATGATATTGATATTAACTCCTACACCTCCGCAACCTCCCGTAACCTGTATTGATGATTCTACATGGATTAAATGTTATGTTCGTGGCAACCCATTATATTACCAGATATAACCATATAAATAGTATAAGAAAAGCTCTCGTCCCTCTCTTTACATTTCTTGTCTTAAATTGTTACTTTtagctttattttataacacacTAATTTGTGTACATCTCTATTATTTTTTAAAACCGTAACCAATTATATACCATCGTTATTATATTACTTGTCGTTCGTGCTTTTGCGTGCATGCAATCTGCAACAATTGATTTACATGATTTACATGAAACTTAgagggcgtttggccataagaaatATTCTCTTTATTTCGGAAATTCTTTTCACATTTTTCACTtttcagcgtttggccataagaattccgaatacaacttgaagttgtattccggaattccaaaaacaaaaacttgtttttaaaaaaaaaatcactttttttcacttttttacaattacatttcaacaaaaactacaatttcaaaaactatggccaaacacaactccaactccaaaattccaaaaaaaatcgACAAACGGGCTCTTGGTAGAATTGCCACCTAATAAGAAACTTATTAGGCATAAATcggtttaaaaaaaatcaaatggttAGACTTTCTCTTTTATAATCGAGAAATCTCAAGGACCAATGACGCGGATTTAAAACTCGATACATCTTGAACCCTCTCCTTTACCCTTCTCCACTAGAATAGCAATTTTTTGTCTGCGGCTAAACCGCAATATACATCAATCTCATAGAATGTTGTGCTCTTACCATTAGACCAAAACCCCGGAAACCAAAGTTAGAGTTGTAACGAGGAAATAACATACAAATGCATGATTTTGACTATATTCAGACCTTTTTTGCTCGTAGTAATGACTAATATCAA
Encoded proteins:
- the LOC132642758 gene encoding putative fasciclin-like arabinogalactan protein 20 yields the protein MASFKPFFFIIFTFLLTFSTSQTTTQPPPPQSLLNAVETLSNTGHISMSLTLSLITDTILSRTTTNSLTIFTPPDTSFSNFGQPSLSHILLHFTPISLSLSSLQSLPFSSKIPSLSPSNSLYITTLPSNTNQISINNVNIITPPIYDDGFVVIFAIDDFFKQNFTRPENPNLKTGHHSQCATLDSFSRFYEVSSHLKSKGYLIVSSFLELQLIGFFSNRVGLKLTVFAPVDDAIIGFSGDFPEYQLIFLRHLVPCVLYWSDLIDMENGTNNEFKTYVSGFNLKITKVNDVSFVNGVEISYPDLYYNDWLVVHGLQSMIPLPDEIDDEMDDDNNNIDKPERMVDVSIAPDRSEF
- the LOC132641633 gene encoding pentatricopeptide repeat-containing protein At1g71060, mitochondrial, with protein sequence MNLHRSLCRISKTLIPLLHNSTKNGHQIHKLLSFFQISTCSSNSVNTHFNSNANHQNPYHKNLEIIQEAEKICKILLKNSGVNVGDALSCAKVNVSPLLVNEVIKKLSNSGVLALCFFRWAEKENGFEHCAESYHGLIEALGKIKQFKMVWILIDELKNKGLLCKDAFALVSRRFARARKVKEAIEAFERMEKYGLVHELQDFNRLLDTLCKSRNVGSAQEMFDKWKNRKFKPNIKSYTILLEGWGQEKNLLRLNEVYREMEGDGIEPDVVSYGIMIHAHCKVKKYDEAILLWREMERNKIKVTPHVYCTLINGLGSEKRLAEAIKYFELYKGSGFELDVFTFNAMVGAYCWSMRMDDAYKLVDEMRRCNIGPNTRTYDIILHHLIKARRTNEAYSVFQKMSNDPGCEPTVSTYEIMVRMFCNEDRIDMALRVWDQMKAKGVLPGMHSFSTLINSFCHENRLDDACRYFQEMLDMGMRPPLPMFDNLKRALLDEGKEDTVKALWRKLEKLRKSPLVG